The Medicago truncatula cultivar Jemalong A17 chromosome 4, MtrunA17r5.0-ANR, whole genome shotgun sequence genome includes a region encoding these proteins:
- the LOC25493511 gene encoding LOW QUALITY PROTEIN: probable receptor-like protein kinase At2g23200 (The sequence of the model RefSeq protein was modified relative to this genomic sequence to represent the inferred CDS: deleted 2 bases in 1 codon) has protein sequence MAIQHSIILLAFLIQFSSLYFPSLGYDEQDIYFISCGSDSNVTVTESNKVYIGESNPNYPKTSFSKSSIETSQSSVPSPLYQTARIFHSESLYEFKTVPNNTYMVRFHFFSFSSPLNLSTAKFTVSVPGFILLQNFDAKNTTNSPLVKEYYLKIIRKKFKITFTPQKASFAFANAIELFMLPVHLIPDSIALFHYKESTGRNLSTYSNDFLSRSLETNLRLNVGGGIVNRETDTLSREWLPDDRYITDPQNAKNGSFEGDIKRTANDESVDSNSNKYIGPDIVYKTAKVSVNVINRLVLQLSFSSFDSYVINVNDNQSLSLQMPYYYDFVVRSDSSGLLKVSVVPNTSVEVARPNAFLNGLELMKVIESSGPIPNDDSDSRKISLPVVVGSVIGGLLLVSMVVVLFLWISKIRKQRPVEKSEWLPIPAARGGSSHSRLTDATTIQGSPLPNINLGLKIPLLDLLKRLTNFYLKL, from the exons ATGGCAATTCAACACTCTATCATCTTACTTGCTTTTCTTATTCAATTCTCATCATTATACTTCCCCTCGCTCGGATACGATGAACAAGACATATACTTCATCAGTTGTGGATCAGATAGCAACGTTACTGTTACTGAAAGTAATAAAGTTTATATTGGGGAATCAAACCCCAACTACCCTAAAACAAGTTTCAGCAAAAGCTCCATAGAAACCAGTCAATCATCAGTGCCTTCACCTCTCTACCAAACAGCAAGGATATTTCATTCCGAATCTTTATACGAGTTCAAAACCGTACCAAACAACACCTACATGGTACGTTTCCATTTCTTTTCATTCTCTTCACCACTTAACCTTTCCACTGCAAAATTCACCGTTTCAGTCCCTGGTTTCATTCTGTTACAAAATTTCGATGCAAAAAACACCACCAACTCTCCTTTAGTAAAAGAGTATTACCTTAAAATCatcagaaaaaaattcaaaatcacgTTCACACCTCAAAAAGCATCATTTGCCTTTGCTAATGCAATAGAACTCTTTATGCTCCCTGTTCATTTAATCCCCGACTCAATCGCGCTTTTCCATTACAAAGAGTCTACTGGCAGAAACTTATCTACTTATAGTAATGATTTCCTCTCTCGATCGTTGGAAACCAACCTCCGTCTTAATGTTGGTGGCGGAATTGTTAATAGAGAAACTGATACACTATCAAGAGAATGGTTACCAGATGACAGATATATAACTGATCCCCAAAACGCTAAGAATGGTTCCTTTGAAGGTGATATTAAACGCACTGCAAATGATGAATCTgttgattcaaattcaaataaatacaTAGGTCCAGATATTGTTTATAAAACTGCCAAAGTGAGTGTTAATG TGATCAACAGACTGGTCTTACAACTTTCATTCTCTTCGTTT GACAGTTATGTTATAAATGTAAATGATAACCAAAGTTTGTCACTACAGATGccttattattatgattttgtgGTTCGTTCAGACAGCTCAGGACTATTGAAGGTTAGCGTAGTACCTAATACTTCGGTTGAGGTTGCTAGACCGAATGCTTTTTTAAACGGGCTAGAACTAATGAAAGTGATTGAATCATCAGGCCCAATTCCCAATGATGATTCGGATTCGAGGAAGATTAGTCTTCCTGTGGTGGTGGGTTCGGTGATTGGAGGTTTACTTTTGGTTTCTATGGTGGTGGTTTTGTTTCTTTGGATTAGTAAAATCAGGAAACAAAGGCCTGTTGAGAAGTCCGAATGGTTGCCTATTCCAGCTGCCAGAGGAGGAAGTTCTCACAGCAGATTAACTGATGCAACAACAATTCAAGGCTCGCCTTTACCTAACATAAACCTTGGATTGAAAATCCCTTTGCTTGATCTATTAAAAAGGCTCACAAATTTTTACTTGAAACTGTGA